A single genomic interval of bacterium harbors:
- a CDS encoding ATP-binding protein, with the protein MLLSGFSILTAGIISIGYYYYRGVDQSYQREVTAKLSAVGELKVSELTQWRKERLQDGTLFFKNETFTALVKRFFEQQEDMDALRQLQSWLGQYLENPEYDLICLKDAQGVCRLKLPSDRRGRASSISQPSSEVLNSRKVIFQDFYQDPQDQRIHLAVQVPILDVTDAGRSLGLLVLRIDPDVKLYPFIRHWPTPSPSAETLLVRREENEVVFLNELRFESHTALKLRYSLNQLSLPAAQAVLGRQGIMNGIDYRGEPVMADLRTIPDSPWALVARVNTAEVSAPMKQQIRQIIFMTGALLFGVGVSLWAVWRQQRIRFYQTQAKMAEELQHLTLELQAKNAEMERFLYTASHDLKSPVVTIRTFLGYLKQDLASADAGRIEKDMNFMRVAADKMARLLDEMVDFARIGHTVDPPVHVDLKNLMDEVLGIVAGRITERGVTVKLGDLDVTLNGDRSRLAELWQNLLDNAVKFMGCQSEPCVEMGVERRTGEVVFYVRDNGIGIDPRYHAKVFGLFEKLDPKAEGTGIGLALVRRIVELYQGRIWLESAGLAQGTCFYFTLPGALINPTGEKT; encoded by the coding sequence ATGCTTCTTTCGGGATTTTCCATCCTGACAGCAGGCATCATCTCCATCGGCTACTATTACTATCGGGGTGTCGACCAGTCGTACCAGCGCGAAGTGACGGCCAAACTTTCGGCAGTGGGGGAATTGAAGGTGAGTGAACTAACCCAGTGGCGTAAGGAACGGTTACAGGATGGCACCCTTTTTTTTAAAAACGAAACCTTTACCGCCCTGGTAAAGCGTTTTTTCGAACAACAGGAAGACATGGACGCCTTGCGGCAACTTCAATCATGGCTGGGTCAATATTTAGAAAACCCGGAATATGACCTGATTTGTTTGAAGGATGCACAAGGGGTCTGTCGCCTGAAGCTCCCCTCAGACCGGAGGGGCAGGGCTTCCTCCATTTCACAACCCAGTTCAGAGGTCCTGAATTCCCGTAAAGTGATCTTTCAGGATTTCTATCAGGACCCGCAGGACCAACGCATTCATTTGGCGGTTCAAGTGCCGATTCTCGATGTAACGGATGCGGGAAGGTCGCTAGGACTGCTCGTCCTGCGTATTGACCCCGACGTTAAGTTGTATCCCTTCATCCGGCACTGGCCGACTCCCAGCCCCTCCGCCGAGACCCTGCTCGTTCGCCGGGAGGAAAATGAAGTGGTCTTCCTCAATGAGCTCCGGTTCGAGTCCCACACCGCGTTAAAGCTGCGCTACTCGTTGAATCAGCTCTCCCTGCCTGCGGCCCAAGCCGTCTTGGGCCGACAAGGCATCATGAACGGAATCGACTATCGAGGTGAGCCTGTGATGGCGGACCTGCGGACTATTCCGGATTCTCCATGGGCACTGGTGGCCCGGGTCAATACCGCCGAAGTGTCCGCGCCGATGAAACAGCAAATCCGGCAAATCATTTTTATGACAGGCGCGTTGCTATTCGGGGTGGGCGTCAGTTTGTGGGCGGTTTGGCGGCAACAGCGCATCAGGTTCTACCAGACACAAGCGAAAATGGCGGAGGAGTTGCAGCACCTAACACTGGAATTGCAGGCAAAGAATGCGGAGATGGAACGATTCCTCTATACGGCCTCGCATGACCTGAAAAGTCCGGTGGTAACCATCCGCACCTTTCTCGGCTACCTGAAACAGGACCTCGCGTCGGCCGATGCCGGGCGGATCGAAAAGGACATGAATTTCATGCGCGTTGCCGCGGATAAGATGGCCCGGTTGCTTGATGAGATGGTGGATTTTGCCCGGATTGGCCATACGGTCGATCCGCCAGTGCACGTGGATTTGAAAAATCTGATGGACGAAGTACTCGGGATTGTGGCCGGTCGCATTACGGAACGCGGGGTGACGGTCAAGCTCGGTGACCTTGACGTCACGCTGAACGGGGACCGGTCCCGGTTGGCGGAACTCTGGCAGAACCTGCTTGATAATGCCGTCAAGTTCATGGGGTGCCAGAGCGAACCCTGCGTCGAGATGGGGGTGGAGCGGCGGACAGGCGAGGTGGTGTTCTATGTGCGTGACAACGGCATCGGCATCGACCCGCGCTACCATGCGAAGGTGTTCGGCTTGTTTGAGAAACTCGACCCGAAGGCCGAAGGCACGGGTATTGGCCTGGCCCTGGTGAGGCGCATCGTGGAGCTCTATCAAGGCCGGATCTGGCTGGAATCAGCCGGGCTCGCACAGGGAACATGTTTCTATTTCACTCTGCCCGGAGCCCTAATCAATCCAACAGGAGAAAAAACATGA
- a CDS encoding alpha/beta hydrolase: MNRALTFLLVTVSIFAVIGVRVMRGNKSEITVQRNLVYGKVENEELQLDLAMPSADNGPFPAVVFLHGKGWKAGNRQEMNHFVEGVARMGYVGATVEYRLVPVARFPAPVEDCKAAVRWLRANAKNYRINPDRIGVVGFSAGGHLACMLGVTDKTVGLEGDGGNPEQSSRVQAVVSFFGPTDFTTYDWSNDLKKDVIVPFLGGSFSDKPEVYQKASPINYVTKDAPPFLLFHGTEDKLVPVDQSKRLAEKLKGVGVSVRVVVLEGEGHGFTDAYNQVCMKQMLDFLDKRLRQ, from the coding sequence ATGAATAGAGCGCTGACATTCCTCCTGGTGACAGTCTCGATCTTCGCAGTCATCGGCGTACGAGTGATGCGGGGAAACAAGTCCGAGATCACCGTCCAACGGAATTTGGTCTACGGAAAGGTGGAAAATGAAGAATTGCAGTTGGACTTGGCGATGCCGAGCGCGGACAACGGGCCGTTTCCCGCAGTGGTATTCCTGCACGGTAAGGGCTGGAAGGCCGGCAACCGCCAGGAAATGAACCATTTTGTCGAGGGCGTAGCTCGTATGGGTTATGTGGGCGCAACTGTCGAGTACAGGCTAGTACCGGTCGCCCGTTTTCCGGCGCCGGTTGAGGATTGCAAGGCTGCGGTGCGCTGGCTAAGGGCCAACGCTAAGAACTATCGAATTAACCCAGACCGCATCGGCGTCGTCGGTTTCTCTGCAGGAGGTCATCTGGCTTGCATGCTCGGGGTTACGGACAAGACCGTCGGGCTGGAGGGTGACGGTGGCAACCCTGAACAATCCAGCCGGGTCCAGGCCGTGGTCAGTTTCTTTGGCCCGACCGACTTCACCACGTATGACTGGTCTAACGATCTGAAGAAGGATGTCATTGTTCCTTTCCTGGGCGGCTCCTTCTCAGACAAGCCCGAGGTTTACCAGAAGGCCTCTCCGATCAACTACGTGACAAAGGATGCGCCGCCTTTTTTGTTGTTCCACGGCACAGAAGACAAACTCGTCCCCGTCGATCAGTCGAAACGCCTTGCTGAAAAGTTGAAGGGCGTCGGCGTTTCGGTCCGAGTGGTGGTCCTCGAAGGGGAAGGTCACGGTTTCACAGACGCGTACAACCAAGTATGCATGAAACAAATGCTGGATTTCCTGGATAAGCGATTGAGGCAATGA